A single genomic interval of Nitratidesulfovibrio sp. SRB-5 harbors:
- a CDS encoding manganese-dependent inorganic pyrophosphatase, whose product MAALVLGHMNPDTDSIIAAIGVADLMTKRGIEAKAVAQGACTPETEFVLGKFGLKAPEVVTSVAGQKLILVDTTERAQLPADLSDAEILGVVDHHKLGDVTTSNPLEMWVWPVGCSCTVIKAMYDFYGIEVPKAIAGGLLCAILSDTVMFKSVTCTPEDKKAVEALAKIAGVADVMALGMEMFKVKSAVEGASMKDLVFRDYKDFDMGGKKVGIGQLEVVDLSILEPVKAGLYEEITKVKGEGRHSVFLLLTDIMKEGSEMLIVSDDAAVVEKAFGVKAEGKSVWLDGVMSRKKQVVPNFEKAFKG is encoded by the coding sequence ATGGCAGCTCTTGTTCTTGGTCACATGAACCCCGATACCGACTCCATCATCGCCGCCATCGGCGTTGCCGACCTGATGACCAAGCGCGGCATTGAAGCCAAGGCCGTCGCTCAGGGTGCCTGCACCCCCGAAACCGAATTCGTTCTCGGCAAGTTCGGCCTGAAGGCCCCCGAAGTGGTGACCTCCGTGGCTGGCCAGAAGCTCATCCTGGTTGACACCACCGAGCGCGCGCAGCTGCCCGCCGACCTGTCCGACGCCGAAATCCTGGGCGTGGTCGACCACCACAAGCTGGGCGACGTGACCACCTCCAACCCGCTGGAAATGTGGGTGTGGCCGGTGGGCTGCTCCTGTACCGTCATCAAGGCGATGTACGACTTCTACGGCATCGAAGTGCCCAAGGCCATCGCCGGCGGCCTGCTGTGCGCCATCCTGTCCGACACCGTCATGTTCAAGTCCGTCACCTGCACCCCCGAAGACAAGAAGGCTGTCGAAGCCCTTGCCAAGATCGCGGGCGTGGCCGACGTGATGGCCCTGGGCATGGAAATGTTCAAGGTGAAGTCCGCCGTTGAAGGCGCGTCCATGAAGGACCTGGTCTTCCGCGACTACAAGGACTTCGACATGGGCGGCAAGAAGGTCGGCATCGGCCAGCTGGAAGTGGTGGACCTGTCCATCCTCGAGCCCGTGAAGGCCGGCCTGTACGAAGAAATCACCAAGGTGAAGGGCGAAGGCCGTCACTCGGTGTTCCTGCTGCTGACCGACATCATGAAGGAAGGTTCCGAAATGCTGATCGTTTCGGACGACGCCGCCGTGGTCGAAAAGGCGTTCGGCGTGAAGGCCGAAGGCAAGTCCGTGTGGCTCGACGGCGTGATGAGCCGCAAGAAGCAGGTTGTGCCCAACTTCGAAAAGGCCTTCAAGGGCTAG
- a CDS encoding LptA/OstA family protein, giving the protein MRHTGIRSALCVALLLTFSAPAMAADAKSATEVRRDVPTAVKSDRMQYDAKGQVVIFEGDVYVQRPDFEMWAEKITLHLRKKAAKPGKGGAGQGADASGAAGQSGAAGMSGMDAGEIDRMVAERKVRMKRENRTGECEKATYTVDNAVLVMEGNPVLHEGENSIRGDVITFYTRENRSEVRGTSTKRVQAVFTSSGDVNPLGDKDAKSAPKDTKDTKDAKGDAATGGAAQ; this is encoded by the coding sequence ATGAGACATACCGGCATCCGCTCCGCGCTGTGCGTGGCGCTGCTGTTGACCTTTTCCGCACCCGCCATGGCGGCGGACGCCAAGTCGGCCACGGAAGTGCGCCGCGACGTGCCCACCGCCGTCAAGTCCGACCGCATGCAGTACGACGCCAAGGGCCAGGTGGTTATCTTCGAGGGTGACGTGTACGTCCAGCGCCCCGACTTCGAGATGTGGGCCGAAAAGATTACCCTGCACCTGCGCAAGAAGGCGGCCAAGCCCGGCAAGGGCGGGGCGGGGCAGGGGGCGGATGCGTCCGGAGCGGCTGGCCAATCCGGTGCTGCGGGGATGTCCGGCATGGACGCGGGCGAGATCGACCGCATGGTGGCCGAACGCAAGGTGCGCATGAAGCGCGAAAACCGCACCGGCGAATGCGAAAAAGCCACCTACACCGTGGATAACGCCGTGCTGGTCATGGAAGGCAACCCCGTGCTGCACGAGGGCGAGAACAGCATCAGGGGCGACGTCATCACCTTCTACACCCGCGAAAACCGCAGTGAAGTGCGCGGCACCTCCACCAAGCGGGTTCAGGCGGTGTTCACCTCGTCCGGCGACGTGAACCCCCTTGGCGACAAGGATGCCAAGTCCGCTCCCAAGGACACCAAGGACACCAAGGACGCCAAGGGCGATGCCGCCACCGGGGGGGCTGCCCAGTGA
- the lptC gene encoding LPS export ABC transporter periplasmic protein LptC, producing MRRRTLLVLLLVALVVGGAAAWRWQAGVRKALETAIAGGATDSATLEEAVGVAMKGIELVQGEKGIELWRLKATWAQLRQSNNIIDVDSPDIVYQMDGGRQVRILAKKGEVQQQAQMMRMWDDVHATHDSHDLFARLMVYNGTSRTMYFPEGARIEGQSLAGNATRLEWDMTSDVLRGSGGVSMLLTPRAGDGGGQPVPGNVAVPKAAPQSADAQKKAVQKAPAKKSPEKKAPDQKASGQKASGQKAPTAKAAQQGAGASKSTKQEIRQ from the coding sequence ATGAGACGCCGTACGCTGTTGGTTCTGCTGCTGGTGGCGCTGGTTGTCGGCGGTGCCGCCGCATGGCGCTGGCAGGCCGGGGTGCGCAAGGCGCTGGAAACGGCCATTGCGGGCGGCGCCACAGATTCCGCCACGCTGGAAGAGGCCGTGGGCGTGGCCATGAAGGGCATTGAACTGGTGCAGGGCGAAAAGGGCATCGAACTGTGGCGGCTGAAGGCCACCTGGGCCCAGTTGCGCCAGAGCAACAACATCATCGACGTGGATAGCCCCGACATCGTCTACCAGATGGACGGCGGCAGGCAGGTGCGCATTCTGGCCAAGAAGGGCGAAGTGCAGCAACAGGCGCAGATGATGCGCATGTGGGACGACGTGCACGCCACCCACGACAGCCACGATCTGTTCGCCCGGCTGATGGTGTACAACGGCACCAGCCGGACCATGTATTTTCCGGAAGGGGCGCGCATAGAGGGGCAGAGCCTTGCGGGCAACGCCACCCGGCTGGAATGGGACATGACCAGCGACGTGTTGCGCGGCAGCGGAGGCGTGAGCATGCTGCTTACCCCCCGTGCGGGCGACGGTGGCGGCCAGCCCGTGCCGGGCAATGTGGCGGTCCCGAAGGCGGCCCCGCAGAGCGCCGATGCCCAGAAGAAGGCCGTGCAGAAAGCCCCGGCCAAAAAGTCGCCCGAAAAGAAAGCACCCGACCAGAAGGCATCGGGCCAGAAGGCATCAGGCCAGAAGGCCCCGACGGCCAAGGCCGCGCAGCAGGGCGCGGGCGCTTCCAAGTCAACCAAGCAGGAGATCAGGCAATGA
- a CDS encoding PTS sugar transporter subunit IIB: MLWFRIDNRLVHGQIIEAWLPYTGARRLLVANDALAADDLQQQIVSLAIPGRVEVHFLRVDALAQYCTGRTDDGHDTLVLFATCADARRAFDAGVGMSTLNIGNLHYTPGKKQLCAHVSVSDDDEACLRFFNRHSVALDFRCVPNEPVQIKGWS; the protein is encoded by the coding sequence ATGCTCTGGTTCCGCATAGACAACCGTCTGGTGCACGGCCAGATCATCGAGGCGTGGCTGCCCTATACCGGCGCGCGACGCCTGCTGGTGGCCAACGACGCACTGGCGGCGGACGACCTGCAACAGCAGATCGTCTCGCTGGCCATTCCCGGTCGGGTGGAGGTGCACTTCCTGCGGGTGGACGCCCTGGCCCAGTACTGTACCGGGCGCACCGACGACGGGCACGACACGCTCGTGCTCTTCGCCACGTGCGCCGACGCCCGCCGCGCCTTCGACGCAGGCGTGGGCATGAGCACCCTGAACATCGGCAACCTGCACTACACCCCCGGCAAGAAACAGCTGTGCGCGCATGTTTCCGTTTCCGACGATGACGAAGCCTGTCTGCGCTTCTTCAACCGCCATTCCGTGGCCCTGGACTTTCGCTGCGTGCCCAACGAACCGGTGCAGATAAAGGGATGGTCATGA
- the rapZ gene encoding RNase adapter RapZ: MAAADFPVIIVTGLSGAGKSTVLNVLEDLRYFTVDGLPASLAPQMVTILNREALSHYQGLVLGMDLRESNFVRNLEKSLERLQGMGVRPAVVFIEANPAVLNRRYATTRRPHPLESEGMGLEQALEQERLRLAPVRETADLVVDTSSYSIHDLRRVIQKKWSSIQGRIRSLRINIVTFGFKYGVPADADLVFDLRFLPNPYFVPDLRPLSGLDEPVAKYVLEAGHGDTFLTNLLKFLHFLLPQYETEGRYRLTIAIGCTGGRHRSVSVAEALLRALKKSDYAVSIEHRHMELG, from the coding sequence GTGGCCGCCGCCGACTTTCCCGTCATCATCGTCACCGGGTTGTCCGGCGCGGGCAAAAGCACGGTTCTCAACGTGCTGGAAGACCTGCGCTACTTTACCGTGGACGGCCTGCCCGCCAGCCTTGCCCCGCAGATGGTCACCATCCTGAATCGCGAGGCGCTGTCCCACTACCAGGGCCTGGTGCTGGGCATGGATCTGCGCGAAAGCAATTTCGTGCGCAATCTGGAAAAGTCCCTGGAGCGGTTGCAGGGCATGGGCGTGCGCCCCGCGGTGGTGTTCATAGAGGCCAACCCCGCCGTGCTCAACCGGCGCTACGCCACCACCCGCCGCCCGCACCCGCTGGAAAGCGAGGGCATGGGGCTGGAACAGGCCCTGGAGCAGGAGCGCCTGCGCCTTGCGCCGGTGCGCGAAACCGCCGACCTCGTGGTGGACACCTCCAGCTATTCCATCCACGACCTGCGCCGGGTCATCCAGAAGAAGTGGAGCTCCATCCAGGGGCGCATTCGCTCGTTGCGCATCAACATCGTCACCTTCGGGTTCAAGTACGGCGTGCCCGCCGACGCGGATCTGGTCTTCGACCTGCGTTTTCTGCCCAACCCCTATTTCGTGCCCGACCTGCGCCCATTGTCCGGCCTGGACGAGCCGGTGGCCAAGTACGTGCTGGAAGCGGGCCATGGCGATACCTTTCTGACGAACCTTCTGAAATTTTTGCATTTTCTTCTGCCTCAGTACGAGACGGAAGGGCGCTACCGCCTGACCATCGCCATTGGCTGTACCGGCGGGCGGCACCGCTCGGTCTCGGTGGCAGAGGCCCTGCTTCGCGCCTTGAAAAAATCTGATTATGCCGTATCGATAGAGCACCGCCACATGGAACTGGGCTGA
- a CDS encoding HD domain-containing protein, producing the protein MKTYLVGGAVRDLLLGRPIHDHDVAFEGDAACFVRQNPGARKVGRDVDVYLLDGVEHMPLRGTLDEDLAARDFTINALALGEAGMLHAHPLALRDLADRVLRPASPTALADSPVRAFRAARFAAQFPDFSVHPQTLEQMRAVAQGGALADLPAEQVCRETLKALAAPCPGRYLKVLHAGGCLPPWLAELAGAHEVPAGPARYHSGSVLAHVARVMDMAAALAGYASGAGDGGPAPTGSTMTDSTGAHARPAQQPPPELVTWMALCHDLGKVTTATDVLPHHYGHEDRGAPLARALGLRLCMPTRFIEAGEAAARLHMRLARHAELRPGTRVDLLLALHTRGLLPAMRLLVLADGTGKGMGTGPDCALRQPEGTAPALAFSPDADTAAAGGWPAAAAPADPLAPYDPPHIPAACLTRLETLRQRTEAELAVLLAVKLPPELCNKGAASGAHLRELRSMALARLDEHAGTATD; encoded by the coding sequence ATGAAGACGTACCTCGTGGGCGGAGCCGTGCGCGACCTGCTGCTGGGCAGGCCGATACACGACCATGACGTGGCCTTTGAAGGTGATGCGGCGTGTTTTGTACGGCAGAACCCCGGTGCCCGCAAGGTTGGCCGCGACGTTGACGTGTACCTGCTGGACGGCGTGGAGCATATGCCCTTGCGCGGCACGCTGGATGAAGACCTGGCCGCCCGCGACTTCACCATCAATGCCCTGGCGCTGGGCGAAGCGGGCATGCTGCATGCCCATCCGCTGGCGCTGCGCGACCTTGCGGACCGCGTGCTGCGCCCGGCATCGCCCACGGCGCTGGCCGACAGCCCGGTGCGGGCCTTTCGTGCCGCGCGCTTTGCCGCGCAGTTTCCCGATTTTTCGGTGCATCCGCAAACGCTGGAACAGATGCGCGCCGTGGCGCAAGGCGGTGCGCTGGCCGACCTGCCCGCCGAGCAGGTGTGCCGCGAAACCCTGAAGGCCCTGGCCGCCCCCTGCCCCGGCCGCTACCTGAAGGTGCTGCACGCGGGCGGCTGCCTGCCGCCATGGCTCGCCGAACTGGCCGGGGCCCATGAAGTGCCCGCCGGACCCGCGCGTTACCACAGCGGGTCTGTGCTGGCTCACGTGGCGCGGGTCATGGACATGGCCGCCGCGCTGGCCGGGTATGCGTCCGGCGCCGGAGATGGCGGGCCAGCGCCCACAGGCTCCACCATGACAGATAGCACGGGCGCGCATGCCCGCCCCGCGCAGCAGCCCCCGCCTGAACTGGTGACCTGGATGGCCCTGTGCCATGACCTCGGCAAGGTGACCACGGCCACGGACGTGCTGCCCCACCACTACGGACACGAGGATCGCGGCGCGCCGCTGGCGCGTGCACTTGGCTTGCGGCTATGCATGCCCACCCGGTTCATCGAGGCGGGCGAAGCGGCGGCCCGGCTGCACATGCGCCTGGCCCGACATGCGGAACTGCGCCCCGGCACGCGGGTGGACCTGTTGCTGGCATTGCACACACGCGGGCTGCTGCCCGCCATGCGATTGCTGGTGCTGGCCGACGGCACCGGCAAGGGCATGGGGACCGGCCCGGACTGCGCGTTGCGACAGCCGGAAGGTACCGCTCCTGCCCTCGCCTTCTCACCGGACGCCGATACGGCTGCCGCTGGGGGCTGGCCTGCCGCTGCCGCCCCCGCTGACCCGCTGGCCCCGTATGATCCGCCCCACATCCCCGCAGCCTGCCTGACCCGGCTGGAAACATTGCGCCAGCGCACCGAGGCCGAGCTTGCCGTGCTGCTTGCCGTCAAGCTGCCGCCGGAGCTTTGCAACAAGGGGGCAGCCTCCGGCGCACACCTGCGTGAACTGCGCAGCATGGCCCTTGCCCGGCTGGATGAACATGCCGGCACGGCGACCGACTGA
- a CDS encoding PTS sugar transporter subunit IIA, with product MRLSEYLHDDLILPELSAGTKKEVLAELVQAVVRRHPEVDAAVALGVLHDRESLGTTGIGDGVAIPHGKLANISDIVVIVGRSVPGIDFDALDMKPCHLFFLVLAPEQVAGMHLRILAHISRLLKDPQFRRAMIEAQDGEAFRAIMRTT from the coding sequence ATGAGGCTTTCGGAGTATCTTCACGATGATCTGATCCTGCCCGAGCTCTCCGCCGGCACCAAGAAAGAGGTGCTGGCGGAACTCGTGCAGGCCGTGGTACGGCGGCATCCCGAAGTGGATGCCGCCGTTGCGCTGGGCGTGCTGCACGACCGCGAATCGCTGGGCACCACCGGCATAGGCGACGGCGTGGCCATTCCCCACGGCAAGCTGGCCAACATCAGCGACATCGTGGTGATCGTGGGCCGCAGCGTGCCGGGCATCGACTTCGATGCGCTGGACATGAAGCCCTGCCACCTTTTTTTCCTGGTGCTGGCCCCGGAACAGGTGGCGGGCATGCACCTGCGCATTCTGGCCCACATCTCGCGCCTGCTGAAGGATCCGCAGTTTCGCCGCGCCATGATCGAGGCGCAGGACGGCGAGGCCTTCCGGGCGATCATGCGAACCACCTGA
- the hpf gene encoding ribosome hibernation-promoting factor, HPF/YfiA family: MNIAFTFKNFEPSDHLKKYARRRLEKLGRFVGKSALEMQVNLSVDKFRHKAEVQMAGDGFTFSAVEQSEDMYATIDLVLEKLESQLRKQVEKLKDRRRSVQSDKLGKGIDVFTFGTVGEGEERTITGTDHFAPKPMHVDEAAMQLDQGDNEFLVFLNAEVERVNIIYRRRNGDFGLIDPVV, from the coding sequence ATGAACATCGCCTTCACCTTCAAGAACTTCGAACCCTCCGACCACCTGAAGAAGTACGCCCGCCGCCGTCTTGAAAAGCTTGGCCGGTTCGTCGGCAAGTCCGCCCTGGAAATGCAGGTGAACCTTTCCGTCGACAAGTTCCGCCACAAGGCGGAAGTGCAGATGGCCGGCGACGGTTTTACCTTCTCCGCCGTCGAACAGTCCGAAGACATGTACGCCACCATCGACCTGGTGCTTGAAAAGCTGGAATCGCAGCTGCGCAAGCAGGTCGAAAAGCTGAAGGACCGCCGCCGTTCCGTGCAGTCCGACAAGCTGGGCAAGGGCATCGACGTGTTTACCTTCGGCACCGTGGGCGAAGGCGAGGAACGGACCATCACCGGCACCGACCACTTCGCCCCCAAGCCCATGCACGTGGACGAAGCTGCCATGCAGCTCGACCAGGGCGACAACGAGTTCCTGGTGTTCCTGAACGCCGAGGTGGAACGCGTCAACATCATCTACCGGCGTCGCAACGGCGATTTCGGTCTTATCGATCCGGTCGTCTAG
- the lptB gene encoding LPS export ABC transporter ATP-binding protein, with the protein MSSVLRGEDLHKQFGQREVVRGVSLTVTQGETVGLLGPNGAGKTTTFYMLIGIIKPTSGRVELDGRDIADWPLHERARVGLSYLPQESSIFRRLTVRQNLQMILEHTGLSKAQQKERGDMLLEDFGITHLANSVAMHLSGGERRRLEIARSMIRDPKFILLDEPFAGIDPLAVDDIQQLITGLRNRGIGVLISDHNVRETLHICDRAYLVHQGEVILEGTPEHIVENPRARDVYLGEGFSL; encoded by the coding sequence GTGAGCTCGGTGCTGCGCGGAGAAGACCTGCACAAGCAGTTCGGCCAGCGCGAGGTGGTGCGCGGCGTGTCGCTGACGGTGACCCAGGGCGAAACCGTGGGTCTGCTGGGCCCCAACGGCGCGGGCAAGACCACCACATTCTACATGCTCATCGGCATCATCAAGCCGACTTCAGGCAGGGTAGAACTGGATGGCCGCGACATCGCCGACTGGCCCCTGCATGAACGGGCGAGGGTGGGGCTGAGCTACCTGCCGCAGGAAAGCTCGATCTTTCGCCGCCTTACCGTGCGCCAGAATCTTCAGATGATTCTCGAGCACACCGGGCTTTCCAAGGCGCAGCAGAAGGAACGGGGCGACATGCTGCTGGAGGACTTCGGCATCACCCACCTGGCCAATTCCGTGGCCATGCATCTTTCCGGCGGCGAGCGGAGGCGGCTGGAGATTGCCCGGTCCATGATCCGCGATCCCAAGTTCATCCTGCTGGACGAACCCTTCGCGGGCATCGACCCGCTGGCCGTGGACGACATCCAGCAACTCATCACCGGCCTGCGCAACCGGGGCATCGGGGTGCTTATCTCCGACCACAACGTGCGAGAAACCCTGCACATCTGCGACCGGGCCTACCTGGTGCACCAGGGCGAGGTGATTCTGGAAGGCACCCCCGAGCACATCGTGGAAAACCCTCGCGCGCGCGACGTGTATCTGGGCGAGGGCTTTTCGCTGTAG
- a CDS encoding KdsC family phosphatase, with the protein MQAEDLARSISLLVLDVDGVMTDGGLYYDDEGRVTKRFNVQDGLGIKLAQAAGITVAVITGLTSGAVEARIRSLGIQDYHAGFLHKSECIDSIRRKHNLEWSQVAYLGDDWVDFGPLKLVGLPMAVANAQPEVKALARYVTTANGGHGAVREAIRFLLVEQGLLDRMLESWPEQA; encoded by the coding sequence ATGCAAGCTGAAGACCTGGCCCGCTCCATCTCGCTGCTGGTGCTGGACGTGGACGGCGTGATGACCGACGGCGGCCTGTACTACGATGACGAAGGCCGGGTGACCAAGCGCTTCAACGTGCAGGACGGCCTGGGCATCAAGCTGGCGCAGGCCGCGGGCATCACCGTGGCGGTGATCACCGGCCTGACCTCCGGCGCGGTGGAAGCGCGCATCCGCAGCCTGGGCATCCAAGACTACCACGCGGGCTTCCTGCACAAGTCGGAGTGCATCGACTCCATTCGCCGCAAGCACAACCTTGAATGGTCGCAGGTGGCCTATCTTGGCGACGACTGGGTGGACTTCGGCCCGCTGAAGCTGGTGGGCCTGCCCATGGCCGTGGCCAATGCCCAGCCCGAGGTAAAGGCCCTGGCCCGCTACGTGACCACCGCCAACGGCGGGCACGGCGCCGTGCGCGAGGCCATCCGCTTTCTGCTGGTCGAACAGGGGCTGCTGGATCGCATGCTGGAAAGCTGGCCGGAGCAGGCATGA
- the rpoN gene encoding RNA polymerase factor sigma-54, with the protein MALELRQQLKLTQQLVMTPQLQQAIRLLQLSRLELVETVQQEMLENPFLEEAQDEGPQAEVADPRDAAAEAAADVAYDREIARDADWEDYLGDFASTSRQSTVRESELPEEMTSFEARYAAKPSLEGHLMWQLRLSSLTERQKDIGEVIIGNIASSGYLHATVDDIAEMAGATPGEVDPVLHAVQRFDPVGVAARTAQECLLVQIEMLGYTRDKVLVELVRDHLEDLEKRRYKPLLRKFRLTMEDLKEYLDLIQTLDPMPGASYGGGDPQFVSPDVYVYKYDNDFIIMLNEDGLPHLQLSTMYERSAAAAASAGEREYFQEKMRSASWLIKSLYQRQRTLYKVVESIVKYQRGFFEDGVSRLKPLILKDIADDIGMHESTVSRITTSKYVATPHGIMELKFFFNSALELDDGSQVGSESVKALIKKLIADEDPREPLSDERIGEILKDQLKVNIARRTVAKYRTAMDIPSSSKRKELF; encoded by the coding sequence ATGGCATTGGAACTCAGGCAACAGCTCAAGCTCACCCAGCAATTGGTGATGACGCCGCAACTGCAACAGGCCATCCGGCTGTTGCAGCTTTCGCGGCTGGAGCTTGTCGAGACGGTGCAGCAGGAAATGCTGGAAAACCCGTTTCTGGAAGAAGCCCAGGACGAGGGGCCCCAGGCAGAGGTGGCCGATCCGCGCGACGCAGCCGCCGAGGCCGCCGCAGATGTCGCCTATGACCGCGAGATCGCCCGCGATGCCGACTGGGAAGATTACCTCGGCGACTTCGCCAGCACCAGCCGCCAATCCACGGTGCGCGAATCGGAACTGCCGGAGGAAATGACCTCGTTCGAGGCGCGCTACGCCGCCAAGCCCTCGCTGGAAGGGCACCTGATGTGGCAGTTGCGCCTGTCCTCGCTGACCGAGCGCCAGAAGGACATCGGCGAGGTGATCATCGGCAACATCGCCTCGTCTGGCTACCTGCACGCAACGGTGGACGACATCGCCGAAATGGCGGGCGCTACCCCCGGCGAGGTGGACCCCGTGCTGCACGCCGTGCAGCGCTTCGACCCCGTGGGGGTGGCCGCGCGCACCGCGCAGGAATGCCTGCTGGTGCAGATAGAGATGCTGGGCTACACGCGCGACAAGGTGCTGGTGGAGCTTGTGCGCGACCACCTGGAAGACCTGGAGAAGCGCCGCTACAAGCCGCTGCTGCGCAAGTTCCGCCTGACCATGGAGGACCTGAAGGAGTACCTGGACCTCATCCAGACCCTGGACCCCATGCCCGGCGCCAGCTACGGCGGCGGCGATCCGCAGTTCGTCAGCCCCGACGTGTACGTCTACAAGTACGACAACGACTTCATCATCATGCTCAACGAGGACGGCCTGCCGCACCTGCAACTGAGCACCATGTACGAGCGGTCCGCCGCGGCGGCCGCGTCTGCGGGCGAGCGCGAATATTTCCAGGAAAAGATGCGTTCCGCCTCCTGGCTCATCAAGAGCCTGTACCAGCGCCAGCGCACGCTGTACAAGGTTGTGGAATCCATCGTGAAGTACCAGCGCGGCTTTTTCGAGGACGGCGTTTCGCGCCTGAAGCCGCTCATCCTGAAGGACATCGCCGACGACATCGGCATGCACGAATCCACCGTCAGCCGCATCACCACCAGCAAGTACGTGGCCACGCCGCACGGCATCATGGAGTTGAAGTTCTTCTTCAACAGCGCGCTGGAACTGGACGACGGCAGCCAGGTGGGTTCCGAGAGCGTCAAGGCGCTGATCAAGAAGCTGATTGCCGACGAAGACCCGCGCGAGCCGCTGAGCGACGAGCGCATCGGTGAAATTTTGAAGGATCAGCTCAAAGTCAATATTGCCCGCAGGACCGTTGCGAAGTATCGTACTGCCATGGACATTCCCTCCTCTTCCAAGCGGAAGGAACTGTTCTGA
- a CDS encoding PTS sugar transporter subunit IIA, whose translation MSTTEQHQAGQSRKGQGNVAKGNGSKPDDGQAAPESRIGVILVTHADYGAALLRAAEFILGPVQDCASISVDVSLEVDETVKRLNEAVKRLDTGRGVMILTDMFGGTPTNLSLALLGKGNVEVLTGVNLPMLLKVFGGRDGDLAALSRDARDAGTKGIVAAGELLRSRVKNG comes from the coding sequence ATGTCCACCACAGAACAGCATCAGGCAGGGCAGTCCCGCAAGGGGCAAGGAAACGTTGCGAAGGGCAACGGCAGCAAGCCCGACGACGGCCAGGCCGCCCCGGAATCGCGCATCGGCGTCATTCTGGTGACCCACGCCGACTACGGCGCGGCATTGCTGCGTGCCGCCGAATTCATTCTTGGCCCGGTGCAGGACTGCGCCTCCATCAGCGTGGACGTCTCGCTGGAAGTGGACGAAACGGTAAAGCGCCTGAACGAGGCGGTGAAGCGCCTGGATACCGGGCGCGGGGTGATGATCCTTACCGACATGTTCGGCGGCACCCCCACCAACCTCAGCCTGGCCCTGCTGGGCAAGGGCAACGTGGAAGTGCTGACCGGCGTAAACCTGCCCATGCTGCTCAAGGTGTTCGGCGGGCGCGACGGCGACTTGGCCGCCCTTTCACGCGATGCGCGCGACGCTGGCACCAAGGGCATCGTCGCGGCGGGCGAACTGCTGCGCAGCCGGGTCAAGAACGGGTAG
- a CDS encoding biotin--[acetyl-CoA-carboxylase] ligase, which produces MSGSTAHRSNAASQAAANRAEWRTPVVHLLHEGLPQPSAIPSSGAASGQSFSDQPAEDAARWMADPLPPEVLCGLPGWGDDLAAPSCFAPTRLGGVPMLATLPGGAASPEPSAPSPASASGPVAPPVIVCGPCTSSLDVAHALAAAGALPEWGTVLAVSQRAGRGQLRRPWESPPGNIYAALRLPAAGVFATETAAIALGCLFAEAFNALGVPVRLKWPNDLLLGDAKVGGMLIEEKRGVVLAGIGINVVSAPPPQALRQGWAVPAASLAGLGISATPLTLWRHLVEDSRFCYEAQVLRAGGADFVSCAEKHLAWVGRGVVVHGGEVGDCPGRILGLEPQGGLRIVISGREHILRSGSITPIPS; this is translated from the coding sequence ATGTCCGGCAGCACGGCCCACCGCAGCAACGCCGCCTCGCAGGCTGCCGCCAACCGGGCGGAGTGGCGCACCCCTGTTGTACATCTGTTGCACGAAGGGCTGCCGCAGCCGTCTGCCATCCCTTCATCCGGCGCGGCATCCGGTCAATCATTCTCCGACCAGCCCGCTGAAGATGCTGCCCGGTGGATGGCCGACCCGCTGCCGCCGGAAGTCCTGTGCGGCCTGCCCGGCTGGGGCGACGATCTTGCCGCGCCTTCCTGTTTCGCCCCGACGCGCCTCGGCGGCGTGCCCATGCTGGCGACGCTGCCCGGCGGGGCCGCATCACCGGAGCCCTCCGCACCTTCCCCGGCTTCCGCTTCCGGCCCGGTCGCACCGCCGGTGATCGTGTGCGGGCCGTGCACCTCCAGCCTGGACGTGGCCCACGCCCTTGCCGCCGCCGGAGCCCTGCCGGAATGGGGCACGGTGCTGGCCGTATCGCAACGGGCCGGGCGCGGACAGCTGCGCCGCCCGTGGGAATCGCCGCCGGGCAACATCTACGCGGCCTTGCGGCTGCCCGCCGCCGGGGTGTTCGCCACCGAAACGGCGGCCATCGCCCTTGGCTGCCTGTTCGCGGAGGCCTTCAACGCGCTGGGCGTGCCCGTGCGGCTCAAGTGGCCCAACGACCTGTTGCTGGGCGATGCCAAGGTGGGCGGCATGCTGATAGAGGAAAAGCGCGGGGTGGTGCTGGCGGGCATAGGCATCAACGTGGTGTCGGCGCCGCCGCCCCAGGCCCTGCGCCAGGGTTGGGCGGTGCCCGCCGCAAGCCTTGCCGGCCTTGGCATTTCCGCCACGCCGTTGACGCTGTGGCGCCATCTTGTGGAAGATTCACGTTTCTGCTATGAAGCGCAAGTTCTACGCGCCGGTGGGGCCGATTTCGTATCGTGCGCGGAAAAGCATCTTGCCTGGGTAGGCCGTGGGGTTGTGGTTCACGGTGGCGAAGTGGGTGACTGTCCGGGCAGGATTCTTGGACTCGAACCGCAGGGGGGCCTGCGGATTGTCATTTCGGGCAGGGAACACATACTCCGCTCCGGCAGCATCACGCCCATACCTTCGTGA